Sequence from the Actinomyces slackii genome:
GACCTCGACGTCGCGGCGCAGTGCGGCCAGGTCCTCCACGCTCACGCATGGCTGCTCGACGTACTCCAGTCCTCCGGCGGCCGTGTCCAGCTGCGGCAGGACATCTCGCGCCGTGTCCAGGTCCCAGCCCCCGTTGGCGTCGATGCGGATCTTTCCGTCAGGGCCCAGGGCGTCGCGCACGGCCTCCAGGCGCTCCAGATCCCCGGCCAGGTCCCGGTCCCCGGCCACCTTGACCTTGGCCGTGCTCGCCCCGGAGATGACCACGAGCTTGTGGGCCTGGGAGCTGGGCATCTGCGGGACCGTCACATTGACGGGGATGGAGTCGCGGTAGCGCGGTGGGGCCACCACGCCGCGGGCCTGGGCCAGGCCGGCCGCGAGCCAGGGGGCGGCGGCCTCAGAGCCGTAGTCCCAGAAGGGGGCGACCTCCCCCCATCCGCCGGGGCCGTGGAGGAGGACGCCGTCACGACGCGTCAGCCCCCGAAAGCGCGTGGACAGCGGGATATCCCAGGCGATGGCGCGGTCGATGCCCTCCAGCAACCCGGTCGGGTCCTGTGCGCGCAGCGCGGCGAGGTCCAGCTCGCCCCCCGGGGCGGTCGGTTCGGAAGTCACCGCGCCAGGATACGGAAACCCCCGGCGGCCGCCCACCGAGCCAACCGAGG
This genomic interval carries:
- a CDS encoding o-succinylbenzoate synthase: MTSEPTAPGGELDLAALRAQDPTGLLEGIDRAIAWDIPLSTRFRGLTRRDGVLLHGPGGWGEVAPFWDYGSEAAAPWLAAGLAQARGVVAPPRYRDSIPVNVTVPQMPSSQAHKLVVISGASTAKVKVAGDRDLAGDLERLEAVRDALGPDGKIRIDANGGWDLDTARDVLPQLDTAAGGLEYVEQPCVSVEDLAALRRDVEVPIAADESIRLSADPLQVARQEAADVVILKAAPLGGMHRALDLADRLGIPAVVSSALDTSVGLAAGAALAASLPRLRHACGLGTARLLRSDVADPALTPREGALEVRQAVVSSDHLQAVEARADLAARWQARLGHLMGALRARREREARDPSRAVAGLPL